TTTCTTGTTTGCTGCTCTTTAGTTTTTAGATTGTGAATTGTTGACTTAGATTTATTAAAGCATAGGCCCAATTTTCTTGTAGAAAGTGAAGATTTCTTAATTTTAGAAATATCAACTTCAATATTATTTCTATCAAAAGAGTCTTTATAAATTTCTAAAATTTCAATCAATTGTTCCTTAGGCATTTTTTCTCATTCCTTTTTTACAATTTCAATAGGAGTAATTTTTTGCCTTTTTGGTCTACCTGACCCTTTACCTTTTTTAGATGATTTACCTGTTTGCGATTCTATATTTATCATTCCTAAATTATATCTGTTATACTTGAAGACAAAATATTTTTTAGCCTCATTGAATTTTCTATCAAAAAAACTAAAACCTCTGATTGAATAATATTTAAGTTCAAAATCATTTTTTGATATCAAATTATTTTTGTAATCTTCATAACTACCGAATAGTTCTAATCATTCATGTGCCTTTAATTGTCTCATAATACCTCCTAAATATATAAAAACACGAAATATGGTTGTGTCCATATTTCGTGTCCTAGTTTATAATTCTAGTCTTTTGTTTTAAGAATTATTTATGGTATGTAATATTGTTTTTAATTGTTAAACCACGGTAAATTTGTTCAATTAGCATAATTCTAAAGAGCTGATGTGGAAAGGTCATTTTCGAAAAATTAATTTTATTCGGAAAGAATGATTCATCTACTCCATTTGACCCACCAATAACAAAGGTAATATTATCAACATCGACATAAATGTCTTTAAATTCTTCAGATGAAAGTTGCTTTCCTCGAAGCGAAAGATAAAAAACTTGTGAATTTTTTGGAATTTTTGCAAGAATCATTTCTGTTTCTTTTTTAATTTTCAAATTAATGTTATCAATTTTTTGTTCTTTAATTTCAATCAAGTTAATTTTTGCGAAGAAACTAATTTTCTTAGCATAATCATCATAAAGAACTTGATATTCTTTCGAAAGCGAACCTACTGCAATTAAATTAATTTTCATTATTTTTTCTTATTTTTAGTTTCGATATGAAACATCAACATTTGAATATCAGCTGGATTAATTCCACTAATTCTTGAAGCTTGTCCGATTGTTAAAGGAGCAACTTGTTTAAGTTTTTGTTTAGCTTCCGTTGCAATATTAATAACTTCATCATAGTTAATATCACTTGGAATTTTAAAATAGTCTAAACGTGACATTTTTTGAGCTTGTGTTTCTTGTTTTTTAATATAACCTTCTAAACGCACCATAATTGTTAGTTCATTTTTAAAAGGAAAATCTCCAAGAACATCACTTGCAGAAACTTCAGGGCGAGCAATCACTTTTAATAAGCTAACGCCATTTTCAATTCCGTATTTTTGAGCAAGTTCGCTCTTTGATGATAAAAATTGTGTTGAAAGTTCTTGGATTTTTTCTTCAATCATTTTATATTTATCGATAACTTTTTGATAATCTGAATCAGAAATTAAACCAACTTGATGTGCATATTTGCTTAAACGCAAATCACTATTATCGTTTCTTAATAATAAACGATATTCAGCACGTGAAGTAAGCATACGGTATGGTTCTTTTGTACCTTTAGTAACAAGATCATCAACTAAAACACCAATATATGCGTCATTTCTATTTAAAATCAATGGTTCTTTGTTCTCTAA
This sequence is a window from Mycoplasmopsis gallopavonis. Protein-coding genes within it:
- a CDS encoding 23S rRNA (pseudouridine(1915)-N(3))-methyltransferase RlmH translates to MKINLIAVGSLSKEYQVLYDDYAKKISFFAKINLIEIKEQKIDNINLKIKKETEMILAKIPKNSQVFYLSLRGKQLSSEEFKDIYVDVDNITFVIGGSNGVDESFFPNKINFSKMTFPHQLFRIMLIEQIYRGLTIKNNITYHK